The Cannabis sativa cultivar Pink pepper isolate KNU-18-1 chromosome 8, ASM2916894v1, whole genome shotgun sequence genomic interval CATCTTTTAACTGTGTTTGTTAACTTTATTCCATCCCATTCTAAGATCCAAGTCAATAAACCCATTTGTCAACCGCACATATTTTTCTCTGAGCTCCAATTTTTGATTGAGTACTAGAGCTTCTGTTCTGTTCTGGTTTTCCCTCGTTGAAGCTAAAACAACTAGGTAGCTTTTCTTTCAATCATTTCTCATAttatcattcttttttttttttgttcaattttttGTATTAAATTGTTCCACTTTGGTTTTATGATTTTGGGTATTTGTTGATTTTCtcttcttttattgtttttctcTTTATAGGGATAGGATTCCATTGTATTATCAAGAGGGTAACCAAATTTTTTGAAGGTTAAATGCTTTGTGGTTTTTCCATTAAAAATCTTTCTAGTTTGGTGGTGAAGGGTTTTGGAGTTCATCAAAGAAAGGTTTTTTATCTTGAGTCTTTGTGATTGTTCTTTTGGGTTTTGCTTCTTCTATGGCTATGGCAGATTTTAAATCTGTGTTTCCGGAGTTTGAAGGGGAAGATAAGTTAATTGCTGCGGCTAAACACATATCTAGGGAATTGAGCTCCAATAAGGGGCTTACAGATGAAGCTAGGAGAATTTTGATTAATCTTGGTACTCAATTGTCATCCATTTCCTTAACTGATGAGACTAAGAGTGAGAAGGTTTGTGAGATCAAAATGATTGAAAATCAACTTGATTCTGTTGAAGAGAAGGTTAGGATTTGGGAAACAGATCAGTCTATGATTTGGGATTCTGGGATGGATGAGTTTGATGAGTATCTTGATGCTGCTGAGGAGGCTAGGAAATTGACTCTAAGGTTAGAGAGTTTGTCTTTGAATCAAGATGAGGGTGGTGATGAAAAGAATGAGCTGCAAAGAAAGTCTTATGATATTCTTCAAACAACAATGGATAGACTTGAGGAAGAGTTTAAATACATACTTGTTCAGAGTAGCCAACCCTTTGAGCCTGAACACATGTCGTTTCGTTCGAGTGAGGAGGACACTCTGGATGAGAGCTCCATGAACTCTTTTGGGGATGATTCAGTTGAGGAATCTCTTCAAAGAGATAGTCTCAGCAGAATCTCTGATGAATTGATTGTGGATTTGGTCAATCCTGATGTGATTCCTGAGCTAAGAAGTATTGTGAATTTGATGTTCAACTCGAAATACGATCGTGAATGCATTCAAGCATATACTAATGTCCGGAAGGATGCTTTGGATGAGTGCTTGTTCATTCTTGAGATGGAGAAGCTAAGCATTGAGGATGTAATCAGGGCTGAGTGGGGTAGTTTGAACTCCAAGATCAGGAGATGGATTCGTGCTATGAAGATCTTTGTTCGGGTTTATCTTGCTAGTGAAAAATTGCTATGTGATCAGATTTTCGGGGAGCTTGGATCCATCAGTTCAGTTTGTTTTGTTGAATTATCAAAGACCTCAATGTTGCAGCTTCTGAATTTCGCAGAAGCCATGTCAATTGGCCCTCAAAAACCAGAGAAGTTGATTCGGATTATTGACATGTATGAGGTGCTTGCTGATCTCATTCCTGAAATAGAAGCCTTTTACGTGGAAGAATCTGGTTCTTCCATAACCATGGAATGTCATGAGGTTCTAAGCAGATTGGGGGACTGTGTGAAGGTGACTTTCATCGAATTCAAGAATGCCATTGCTTCTAACCACTCTGCAAATCCTATATCAGGAGGGGGAATCCATCCTCTAACCAGATATGTCATGAACTACTTAAGGACACTTACTGACTACAGTGAGACCCTCAACTTTCTTTTCAAGAACATTGATGAAGAAGTTGATCAGTTCACAATATTGTCTCCTGAAAGTAGTCCAACTTTTAGAGAAGAGGAGAAAAGAATTAGACTTTCCCCATTGGCTCAGAATTTAATGTCAGTAAGTGAAGTTCTTGAAGGAAACCTTGAATCCAGGTCCAAATTATACAAGGATGTTTCATTACAACACTTTTTCTTGATGAACAACATTTATTATATGACTCAGAAGGTCAAAGGGTCTGAACTAAGGCCTATATTTGGAGATGGTTGGATTAGACATCACAACTGGAAATTCCAACACCATGAAATGGACTACCAAAGAGCTAGTTGGGGTCCAATCCTTTCTTTATTGAAGGATGAAGGAATACAAAATCCTGGTTCGAACTCCGTCTCAAAGATTGTTCTCAAGGAGAGGTTCAGGAGCTTCTATCTTGCTTTCGAGGAAATTTACAGGACTCAATCAGCATGGATTATTCCTGATGCTGAGCTTAGAGAAGACCTGCGAATCTCGACATCTCTAAGAGTAATCCAGGCTTACAGGACATTTGAGGGAAGGCATTCTACTCACATTAGTGATAAGTACATCAAGTACAATGCTAATGATTTGGAGAATTATCTTTTGGATCTGTTTGAGGGATCACCTAAAATATTACACTGTCCAAGCAGAAGGTGATCTTGCTTAATGTATGAAACATAAACTTGTGTTTTTCAATTAGTCTTTTGCTAGCTCTTGTTTGATAAATAAACAGGGTTAGGACTTAGGCTGAGTGTAGTCTTTTCCCCCATTTAAGAACAAGGGGAGAGATATGATTGTTACCTTATTACTTCCATATACATGATGTTGTATGGTTTCAAAAGTTTACTGTTATCATTTGTTAATtcatatttaatcaatcaaataaTATTTGGGACTAACTGGCTTGGATAAGTTTGGGAAATTTGTTtgttcttagatatttttttttctttgaaatgtCTAACCAGGTCAAACTGTTGGCTCAACTGCCCAAAATGCCATTAAAAGCAATATAGATAAGCTTTCACAGGTCTTGTCTGGCACACTACTTTTGTAGAAATTGAAGCCAACTTGGTATTTGAACATTAAATACACATACCCAAGTGGGTTTTACTTGCATTGCATCTCATCAAGTTGATACTTCATGTCATTTTCATAAGTCGTGACTACAGTAATAATGGTTATATAGCCAACTGAGAAGgtaaatgacaaaaaaaaaataacaaaactagAAACTAGAAAAAATCACTAGTACTTTATAATTTTGATGTACGTCAACACTGGACAAGAAAGGGAGTTTTTGTTTATTGATGAAGGAAAGGGAGTTTTTGTTTATTGATGAAGGAAAGGGAGCTTTTGTTGTGAGTGGGAAAGTCTCCATCTCAGCAATGGGGTCTGAGTCTGAGCTTGAAATTAACTTTCTTTCGTGTAAAATGGCCTACACAACCTACTCTTACTTGCCagcatttatatttttaattgagtagtttgcggtataaatacccaataaatacctaaatttaatttgttacgataataatacttaagtcaTATTTTTTGAACTCTGTAAATATCTGAACATTAAATGTCAAATCATTATCcacgtgttatttttttattggtacatataaattattttaaaaaataaaaataaaaattcatgacTTGGACCAATTAGAGATTACCACGTggcaatttatttaatatttaacaaCTAAATACTTACagagttctaaaaatataaattaagtattattgccgccaaaaattaaacttaagtatttatttgcaactaaaagttaaacttaagtatttatgatgTAGTAGTGCTCAATCAaaattgtaatggtcaaatggTCCAACATGTTGACCATTGCCGCATGGAAAATTTGCCAAATGGCACCAGAACTGGCCAACTTGGAAAAGGATTAATTCTGACTTTGGGACAtagaaaataaatcaaaatgagaTGCCATGGAAGTGGTTAATTCAATGAGCTTACAAACAATTCTTCTGATTGACAGactattattttctaatttccaGTGTGGCAGTGTGTTAGTAAAAACAACTGCCAATGAAAGTTTTGACTTTTCATGTGAGACAGAATTGTTGTTACCCCATTTAATTGGACCATAAAGTGATGATGAACTATTTTTGAAAGATGTTTAACATTCTTCGTTGAacatgaattaaaaaaaaattgtttcttAAGCAACCAAAATATTGAAAATCGTTTAAAGCACTAATTACcagaagaaaaacaaactatTGGGGTCAGAAATTTAAGCTAATAAAAAAGAAACCTTATGAATGACCAacagtttattattttatttatttaatctaaAACTCCAATAACAAAACGTCACATCAAAATGGCTAATGATTTCCTATATTAGCATTTCTCAATAGAAAAGTATAATTTCAAAAGATGAGATCAGTAGTGATGTAATGATGTGATCAGGTCGTGATTATGTATATGTTAAAACATTATATTATCTAGTAAAAACGATAACGAAAGCTTATAGTGATGAAAAAAGGAAAACCTTACCCTTACAACACAGGACGTCTCCTTTCTTTTTCCTGGGCTTAACATGGAAGTTAGTCATTTACACGTACGGTCAAAAACTAATTCCCTCTCCCTCTCCCTCTCCCTAGCAAAAAATCGAAAAGaagaaacgaaaaaaaaaaaaaacaaaacaaaaggagCTCCATCTGCATGGATTTCACAATCTTCGATCGACAACAATCAACCAGTTCCAACAACTGATAGTTCATAAAGCCCAGAATGGTTTCCGAGCTGCCATAGAAACTGAAGTTTCCCTAGAGGACTCTTTGCTAGTTTCCTCAGAGCCATTGTCTTCCTCGTGGTCGTCGtcgtcatcatcatcatcatcaccgtATTCCATTAGCTTTACCAAAGTATCTGAAATAATTAAGGGTATAAGATAAAACTACCGATATACTTGAATCAAAACACATTGGAATACAACCTTGACATGAACGACTGTTGTGATCCATCCCAAGATTACCATAAATCATGCCATGTTAAACTAATCAAAGAGTTTGTCTACATACCAGGGACGGAATCGGATTTAGTTTTGCTTAGGATATTGGCCTTGTCTTGTGTTTTCACAGAAGATGATGAAGCAAATTTTGGCGGGGGAGGTGGAGGAGCCATAGTTCTTGGTGGGGGAGGTGGAGGAGCCATGGTTCTTGGCGGGGGAGGTGGCATCTCACGTGATGCCGTTGATAGCAACATCTTTGGAGCTGGCATAGTTGACACATTTCTAACATCCACATCTGTTGATACTTGAGCTGCTTGTAAATGTTCTGAACCCTGCAgagttagaagaaaaaaaagtacaaaaaaaaCACTAGCTACCTTAAATTCAGTAGATAATAGAAGCATTCAAGTTGATAACATATCTTAAAAGTTAAAAGTTAATAAGCAACACtggggaaaaaaaaaacacatttatCAGAAATATGCATAAATACATACACACATGCATAGGTACATTTCCAGAATCATAAGCTGGAAATGGATCACACAAGAAAATGTAACCAAAGAAATGGAACCAAAGGAAAAGTAACACATCATGAAGTGCAAATGCTCGACGGAAAAAAATGAAAACCATCACTCATCTGAACCCTGTTAATTTTCTTCTTCAGCATGTATGTATGCAAGATAAGCTAAAAGaaattcttaaaagaaaaaaagctaCATTCTTAAGACTACCAAATCATACAAGCTAGGACCTAGGAAATACATCTCTAGCAAAGGTTATGAGCTCATTTAGAATTGTTTTCTTGACAAAGCGAATGTGAATGTCCATTAATCAATATAAGGTGATAGTATTTTCATGCACAGAACACTTTTCATTGTTAACAACTCCCTCGCCTCACATAAAATTGTACTTCCTGTAACTATGAGATGAACTTATTTCCTAAAACTAAGCTTCCCTCCTAAACAATATTTAGGGGCTTGCAAACTGTAGCAATTGCTATGTAGCTACTCAAAATAGACATGGAACCTCAAAACATTTTGGGAGCAAACTACATGTGACTGCTCATCTTTGAATTCACAGAATCCTACGAAAATAATAAGAGCTAGCCTGTGACTTCTCTGTCCATCCTATAAATGAGTTCCCCAACATCAAAAACATGGATTGTGACTGCTCATCAAGAAAGCAAATGTTGGAATAGCAAATAAGAAAACAGAAAATATAGAATCCACTAAAATAATCAGCATGAATGAAACTATAATTAGTTGATGATAAACACTTAAGTGCGGCCTCTTCAGTGGCACCTCCAGATATAAATGCCCTGAAACAATACAAACCAATAGTCCGATAGAGAGGTCCACTATCGGCAAGTTAGCTCGACAGAAGGTCAGAGAAAATACCTGGAATAGTGAGTACGTCAGCACAAaatgataatataatatatcaatggAAAATATAAATtcaattaattacaatttaaaacACTAACAAGATAATATGTGGACTAAAGAGAGACTTATAATATACTATGCGGACTAAAGAGACTTATAAGATTATATGCGGACGTAATATTGATATTGTTGTGATGACAAATAGCATGTATGCTAGTAAGCTACTATGGATACTAAACTATCCAGTAGGTCCTACTAATATcaccaaaaaatatataaataaataaaaactccCAAAATCCAAACTTTTCAGAAAATTCAATGCCAATTTGTTGTTCAAAAATATCAAACAATGCTACTTAATACAGGAGCGTTTTAGCTGCATTCTTTTAAGGACATTATAGCATATTAACTATGACAAAGTAGactgaattaaatatatatttattctaaaATTTTGTCCTTTTCACTCTTCGTCCATATTTTTCCTTAAAAGGTCTTTAAAATGCTAGCAATTATGCTTGCATTTCATAGCTGCACTGAAAGACCCAAATGCAGAAAATGAAAAGGTACCTGAATGGGCTTTGCAAAACCTTTTGAACCAATTGGTAGTTCCTGAAACTTTCGTCTTTGGGGAAGCCGTTTCTCCTTCTCAAAGTTGGAATTGCGCAGCATAGATTCATTTGGTTCTGATATTATGGGGGAAGCAGTAGAACTGACAGGACAAGTTGACTGTCTAAGTGCTAGAGCAACTTGTTGCAAAGGTGTGGCCTGAGGATATATCCCACAATATCCACTATAGCTTGTTCCTCCAGATAACATAGGCAGGGAATGGCTAACTGGGTCTACCTGAGACTGACCACAGTTTAACAACCCTCCAGATTGAGATGTCTTCCCTTGAGGAAAGACAGAAGTGATCCCAGCGATCCTAACTGAGGAAACTGGAGATATTGGAGAAACAACCATTGTCGTTGAAGTGGTCAAACCAGCAGTTGAGCTTGTACTTGCTTCTAAATTACTCACAAAATTCTGAATTCCAGCCAACAACTGCTGTGGTGGGGGAACAGCACTGTATACCTGCTGTGGTGGTGGAACAGCACTATAAACCTTAGAAGAAGAAACCCTGTAACAGCACAAAAATGATCACAAGTTATCTTCTATACAtggtataaataaatataggGCAAAAACAAAATGATAGCCATGAGCAATATCTTTGTAACAACCCAAGCCATTGGATCCTTGAAACATAAATTTAGTACCCACAGAAGAGTCACTCCACAGTAGGTGAACAGATACTTGATGAAAATATATTAGAAAGACAGCTAAATGctttatacatataatacaacAAAAATCTTACACACAATGCTCCATGTTATGTGAAATGCACCTTACTGAGGAAAATATACACACCAAGCTTAAGCCCATGCAATGATCAGAATACACGAATGCATTACTGATTTGTACAAGATGCTAACCTGGAAACACCACACTCTATGCTGATGGTATCCAAAAGGTTTTCTGACAAACGCCTAGCATCTTCAAGACTTTTAGAACTGTGGCTTGACAAGAATAAATGCAGCTGCTGTTGTTCTtctagaagaaaaaaataatgcaCACTAGTTACATCAAGTATAAAAGGTCCAGAGCAACAGTACAAATTAAAGTCATATTGCATGAGTTAGCACCTTCAATAGGCAGGCTTCCAGTACTTCCTGAACCACGACCTCTGAGGATGACCGTAGCTCCTGTTTCATTCATAATGTGATTTATATACTGGTCCTGTATGTACAAAACCGAACCACCAccaacacaaaaaaaaacaatcctCCCAATTGTATGGAGATGTCAGAGAAAGCTCCAAAGATTAGAATCTCTCATCTTCATCATGTACATTATAACTATAAAACATAATACGAAGGAAAAATGCAGGAAAATGCAGAAAATACTAAATGTTACAGACAGCCTTATGGCAGAGATCTCAAACAGTGTGTGACTGAAGAGAACCTCAACTGCTAGCATAAATTGCAGAGTAGAGTATTTAAAAAGGTAATCTATTTTTATCAGCTTCTAGAAACATCGACGGGGAAACTATAGCTGATATTCTAATCATGGAGAAGACACTACCAAATCCATCAAATTATGGTCAAAATTATAGGATTTGGAGAATGGACAGAGGAAGGGTTGACGGGGAGCTTACATTTGGGCCGCGAATACGAGCAGCAATGTTTAATGAAGGGTCTGCATCAAAACCCAAAAATATGGACATGCTCAGTGCATGAGTGCCCTGATTCAAAGAGAAGAGTATTAGTCATCATTACACATTAGCATATAAAAGCTGCTAAGGTGATTCAAACGTACCTTTGTTCCATTGCTCAATGGATGAAGAGTGGAACTTATTGCCTGTACATTTTGATCCGGTTTCAGCATTTCTTCCACCATGGCAGCTGCACGATCAACAGCTAAAATTCTCTCAGCCATGTCTTTTAACTGCAAAAGACGTCATTGTAACAAAACCAAAAGCATACTCATTTCATTATAAGtatcaaaaatcaaattttaaaccATATGTTGCTGGTTAAACATGAAACAAGGGTATAAGCAGACGGCATCCCATCAAAACTTAAACAATTTCTACTACTTATAACATTATGCACAATCATAAACAAGCCCCTGCCATAAAAAGATGAACAATATaacgaaaaaataaaattttcagatACTCATTTATACTGTATATAAAAGTGATAAATCCATACTTGAGCCCCAGCAGAGATGTGAAGATACAATGGCTTTTCACCATCACTAGGTGCATTTGGCGGACGATACTTGCCTCTGCAAAGGCAATTAAGTAAATGAATTAATTACACGCAAGATACATGACCATGAGAGTTCCTTTGGTCTTCTAAGAAAACTACAAACCTGGTTATCACTACAGCACCAGTGCACCTCTGAATCTGCAAGTCAAATATCATGATCAATTAGTGTCACAAAAAAGACTAAACTGAATCAGAAGAGCACCTATTAATGGCGATTCATTTAATCTCAAGAAAAAAGCTTGAATTAATCACCTCCTCTTGTGTTTGACGCTTAGTAAGCTTGTAGCGAACAGTAGACTCTGCCTCGTTTATTACAATTTCTCGTGCTATTAACTCATCTTGGACCTTTGGCTAAATAGAAAACCATTTAAAAACAGATAAATAATTGAGAAACAAATACAAAATTCAACAGCAACATTGTTAAgagtttagaatatttaattGAGGCTGTGCAGCACAGCATTTGCAAATATGAAATTCGCTCAAGATAAACAAAAATGTATattatttgtgtgtgtgtgtgtgtgtgtgtgtgtgttttcaTTCATATAATAGATACTGAAAAATTTATTGATGTAACACATGCAATACAGTACAAATAGAAAATAAGGTAAAATCCAAAGAAGTAACTAtcataatgttatttaaaaagTTCAAAACACACAAAACTAAGAAAGTAAGTCACACTCAGGATTCAATTACAGCAAATTATTTAACTAGCTAAAGTAAAGTCTACAAACTAACAAACTAGGGGGGTGGGGGGGAGGAGATGATGACGATTTTCCTCAACCCCTAAAAAACCTGCTTTTCTGGGTAAAATTAACCACTGCTAAGTGTTAGCTATTTCCAAAATTTACATACATAATCAACCAATATAAAATACAGAAAGAGGAGTGATCAGTACTAAATTACAATGTTTCAAAGCAACAGGCATATTATTGTGGGAGTTTTTTAGTAACTTGGTGTACTGTTAGTCTCATCTAGAAGCCTGATAGTTAAAACAGGTATGTCTAGTCAGCTCTCGAGGTAGTTAAGTTAGTTAACTACTCGGGTACCCCTCATATTGAGTTGCCTATATAAGGATTTGTGTATTACTTCTCTAGGTGACGATTTAGAGAGTGGATTTAGATGAAAAACAGATTGTATTGTGTGAGGAGGAATGCTAAAGAGATAGTGTGTGTTTGATCACTATACTCTCAAATGTGAGTTGATTTGTAAAGTGGATGACATCAATGTTCCTTCCGGAAATTAGTCACCACAAAAAAGGGTGATGTCATTAAACCTTGTCTCAAATTCATTTAGttttaactaattaaattctGGTTTTATGTTCATTACTTGATCATTGCATTTGAGTACTACAATTCttgttttattttgattctTGATAGGTGTTAATTCACCACAATTACAAATGAAGAAATTAAAAAGTGGAAGGTGGGAAACAAAATCTGGGATCTTACTTGAACTATCTTTGGGACCATAGCAGCAATATGTTGCTGTATCAAAGGGGGTGAAATGACCTGGGTTACATTACTACAGCTAGCCATAAGTGGGTTCATCAATAGAGCAGATGAAACAGGAGTTGCACCAGGAACTGTAATCCCACCACCCAGAGATCCAATTACACCCAATGGCACAATCCCAGGAACTGTAAACCCAGCTGAAACCAATGACTCTGCAGGCTGATCCCATTTCCTTTTCTTTCTGTAAAATAATtgctaaatattaaaattttgtgGCAAAAATCATAAATCAACTTCAAACCCTTAAAGATGAAACATTTCCACGCAAATACTAATCCCCAATAATGAATATTGACAAATAAATGAAATTGAGACACTTCCATAAACTCTAAAActtagggtttgaaaattgaaagGGGATTAAGGGTAGGGTACATACCTTTGCCTTGTTTGTGATGATTCGTCCGAAGTAACTGTGGGGACTTTCTCCTCTGCCATTGTTGATAACAAATAATTGGTTTGTTTTCTGGAATTTTGTTGTTGGATACTGAGAAAGTACTAGTGAaattatttttggtatttttgggaaaaataaaaacatttaaTGCAGAAATATAGTATGGCTGGAATAGCTCAGATGGCCAGAGCGTGGCTGTTAGCCACAAGGTCGGAGGTTCGAGCCCTCCTTCGAgcgttttttattttaatgtgttcTTATTATCGACTGTTTTTAAAAAGACTGGGGCATTCCGAGAATTGAACTCGGGACCTCTCGCACCCTAAGCGAGAATCATACCACTAGACCAAATGCCCTTTAATGAGAAGACTTGCTTTGTTTATCAAAATGTACTAAAAGCATATTTGGTTTGTTATCATTGTAATGAAATCATGATTGCAAttctagcattttttttttacttttaactcTTGTGatggtattttattttatttgtatgaaaatgattacatttttatatttgaatCCTTATGACAATTACTTAACATATTATATAGTTATATTACTCTTATTTTATACTTTTTCTTACTAAGAAGAATAATTTTGTCAATTTACCACCTATTCAAATATTCATTGGAATAACAAACTAAatataataatcaatttttattacaaCTCTTATTCCATTATGCAATCTATATTTTCGAAGATGGCCATGTGTACTTTCATAATCCAAACTAATCAACACAGGCCTAACTATGGGCTAAGCTTGTAAAAGGAGTTGAGTCACAGCTCCAGATCTAAGGCAACTCCAATTATCATAAGAATTGAGTTTCCTAGATTTTGGAAGGACATTTTACCCAGATAGAGATAGAAAGCCTAACATGGACAGCATCCGAAATCTCTAAGTGGTACTTCTGAAAGAGCAATTAAATAGGTGTCCAGAAGATGGCTGATATGGCGCTCCATTAATTTTTCATCCCTTGATATTAGGACCATGTTCCCTACGATAGACCCTAAGATTGCAAGTACCATAAAAGTAAACATGCCTTTTGTCCAATAGCCATTACTTTAGGGGTgttcaataaaatttacaaaccgcTCAACTcgaataaaccgcccaaaccaaaTCAAATAAACCAAtaaaaaagtcaacccgaaataataaaaaataagaagacCTAAAGGCGATACCCTTGAGGGATTAATTGGTACGAGGCAAAGTcctacaaaaactaaaaaatctaTAAAATAATTTTGCGACGGAGCATCGCTATAGACATTAGGTGAGTCTGGATCCACGCCCCAAATCCTCCATAATTATGGTTGGGGGTTTTGGTTTCTCGGGCCAAGCGATGAAAAACCCCAAGCTCTCGGGGCACGATTCCATTCTCATCTACGATAGTGCCCAAGTGATGGAGACATCCCATTGACGAGTGCAATTCTTATGCTTCCCAACCAGTGGCTCGATGCATATAGTTCGTGATTGGGAATGGATGCTATATCACCACTGATAATGGCACCACAGGGTATCGTGGGGGCCACAACCTCAGAAGAGGAAGTGTCTTGAGCTTCAAGATTCGATATTTTGGTCTCAGAGTAAAGTTCTAATATTTCTTTGTCGAATGCGTGAAAACTATGTTTATGAAGATCCCTCAAAATGTCACTCATTTGAAAAAGCAAGAATTCATCCAGTAGTTAGCCCCTATATCAAACCCtaaataagaaaaggaaaaagggGTCCCCTAAAAGGAAGTTACACCACTCAAGAATCCTTCTGACACCCTGCAATTAATGGCATCAAAACCGAATAAGAAATTGAATCATTTTCATCTTGAAAAATTGCAAAACACACTGCTCGAGTATAGTCTAGTTGGGCAATGGATGCCTCTTGTCTATTCTTCTCCGCGAGTATAGTCGACCGAGAGAAGGGTACAGGAGGACTGCCGGAGCATAACACACTGCTCGAGGctaaaaatattgtatatgcatttAATACAACATGGAGAAGAGCATCCAACACTTTATGCTGAATAGACGTGCTTAAGAGTTTAAAcccataatttttaaatttcgcGAGACCCCATACAATACATCAATTGACAACTGCATAAATGACCTGTCAAGTCATAAATAAGGGATAAGTCAAAATCCCACTAAACACCAATAGACAATCCAAATACATAATAAAAGTAGGCAATCATGCTCTAAGATTAGATTTGAGAAATTATGCAAAGCATGATTCATACAAACACGGCAATAGTGATATTTTTACCACTGTAATGAGCCTATAAATACACCAATGAATGTACAGAAAAAGGGGCAGTTCGAAAATTCTCTGTAATAAACACTCTCATTAATATAACAACTCGTGTACTAAGACTCATTAATGACGCAACTATTTA includes:
- the LOC115700503 gene encoding exocyst complex component EXO70E2, producing the protein MAMADFKSVFPEFEGEDKLIAAAKHISRELSSNKGLTDEARRILINLGTQLSSISLTDETKSEKVCEIKMIENQLDSVEEKVRIWETDQSMIWDSGMDEFDEYLDAAEEARKLTLRLESLSLNQDEGGDEKNELQRKSYDILQTTMDRLEEEFKYILVQSSQPFEPEHMSFRSSEEDTLDESSMNSFGDDSVEESLQRDSLSRISDELIVDLVNPDVIPELRSIVNLMFNSKYDRECIQAYTNVRKDALDECLFILEMEKLSIEDVIRAEWGSLNSKIRRWIRAMKIFVRVYLASEKLLCDQIFGELGSISSVCFVELSKTSMLQLLNFAEAMSIGPQKPEKLIRIIDMYEVLADLIPEIEAFYVEESGSSITMECHEVLSRLGDCVKVTFIEFKNAIASNHSANPISGGGIHPLTRYVMNYLRTLTDYSETLNFLFKNIDEEVDQFTILSPESSPTFREEEKRIRLSPLAQNLMSVSEVLEGNLESRSKLYKDVSLQHFFLMNNIYYMTQKVKGSELRPIFGDGWIRHHNWKFQHHEMDYQRASWGPILSLLKDEGIQNPGSNSVSKIVLKERFRSFYLAFEEIYRTQSAWIIPDAELREDLRISTSLRVIQAYRTFEGRHSTHISDKYIKYNANDLENYLLDLFEGSPKILHCPSRR